In Rahnella aquatilis CIP 78.65 = ATCC 33071, one DNA window encodes the following:
- the yddG gene encoding aromatic amino acid DMT transporter YddG translates to MDRFATLSGVLAILLWSMSVALTRSLSESLGPFGAAASIYTVSGILVWMVGTKPTLRGESAAYLIICGLLFIFYMVAFSLAIGLAHTRQQTLELGLINYLWPSLTLLFAVPLLKLRVRWWIWPGAVLAFAGVLWAISGGHGLDIHQLIRNVRSNPVAYGLALGAAVSWALYSNLVRVLCKGKGVLPLFLLATGGVLWVLYFTYSSSRISLTLPAILELLAMGAVTAISYQCWDIAMKKGNATLVAALSYFTPLSSILIAGLWLHTLPGASFWPGVLMVVGGSLLCWTASRGK, encoded by the coding sequence ATGGATCGTTTTGCAACACTGTCTGGCGTTCTCGCCATTTTATTGTGGAGCATGAGCGTGGCGCTCACCCGCAGTTTGTCCGAATCTCTGGGGCCCTTTGGTGCGGCCGCGTCTATTTATACTGTCAGCGGAATTTTAGTCTGGATGGTCGGTACAAAACCGACGTTGCGCGGAGAATCCGCAGCGTATCTGATCATCTGCGGTCTGCTGTTTATCTTTTATATGGTGGCGTTTTCACTGGCGATTGGTCTGGCGCATACCCGCCAGCAAACGCTGGAACTCGGGTTGATCAATTATTTGTGGCCAAGTCTGACGCTGCTGTTTGCGGTACCGCTGCTGAAATTACGCGTGCGCTGGTGGATCTGGCCGGGTGCAGTGCTGGCCTTTGCCGGTGTGTTGTGGGCGATCAGCGGCGGGCACGGGCTGGATATTCATCAACTGATACGCAATGTGCGCAGCAATCCGGTGGCCTACGGTCTGGCGCTGGGCGCAGCCGTTTCGTGGGCGCTGTATTCCAATCTGGTGCGCGTATTGTGTAAAGGCAAAGGCGTGCTGCCGTTGTTTCTGCTGGCAACCGGCGGCGTACTGTGGGTGCTTTACTTCACGTATTCCTCCAGCCGTATCAGCCTGACGCTACCCGCCATTCTTGAATTACTGGCGATGGGCGCGGTGACGGCTATTTCGTATCAGTGCTGGGATATCGCGATGAAAAAAGGCAATGCGACGCTGGTGGCCGCGCTGTCGTATTTCACGCCGCTGTCATCAATTCTGATTGCCGGATTGTGGCTGCACACGTTGCCGGGCGCCAGTTTCTGGCCGGGCGTGCTGATGGTGGTCGGCGGTTCGCTGCTGTGCTGGACCGCCTCGCGGGGCAAATAA
- the speE gene encoding polyamine aminopropyltransferase has product MSRNSSSKEIWYETLHAHFGQYFRVDKELYREKTDHQDLVIFENAALGRVMALDGVVQTTERDEFIYHEMLTHVPLFAHGHAKRVLIIGGGDGAMLREVCRHQGVEAITMVEIDAGVVEFCRQYLPNHNAGAYDDPRFKLVIDDGVNFVNQTTDTFDVIISDCTDPIGPGESLFTSAFYEGCARCLNPGGIFVAQNGVCFLQQDEAVNSHTKLSHYFSDVSFYQAAIPTYYGGIMTFAWATNSPEYRQMDNNILQARFDAADITCRYYNPAIHHGSFALPQYLLNALSAAR; this is encoded by the coding sequence ATGTCCCGGAACTCGTCATCCAAAGAAATATGGTATGAGACGCTGCACGCCCATTTTGGCCAGTACTTCCGCGTCGATAAAGAATTATACCGTGAGAAAACCGATCATCAGGATCTGGTGATTTTCGAGAACGCGGCGCTGGGTCGCGTCATGGCGCTCGACGGCGTGGTGCAAACCACCGAGCGTGATGAATTCATCTACCACGAAATGCTGACCCATGTGCCTTTGTTCGCCCACGGCCACGCTAAAAGGGTATTGATCATTGGCGGCGGTGACGGTGCCATGCTGCGTGAAGTGTGTCGTCACCAGGGCGTGGAAGCGATTACGATGGTGGAAATTGATGCCGGCGTGGTGGAGTTCTGCCGCCAGTATCTGCCCAACCATAATGCCGGTGCGTATGATGATCCGCGTTTCAAACTGGTGATCGACGACGGCGTGAATTTCGTTAATCAGACCACCGACACCTTTGATGTGATCATCTCCGACTGTACCGATCCGATCGGTCCCGGAGAAAGCCTGTTCACCTCAGCGTTCTACGAAGGCTGTGCCCGTTGTCTTAATCCGGGCGGCATTTTCGTGGCACAAAATGGTGTCTGCTTCCTCCAGCAGGATGAAGCGGTGAACAGCCATACCAAACTGAGTCACTATTTCAGTGATGTCAGTTTCTATCAGGCTGCGATCCCGACCTATTACGGCGGCATCATGACCTTCGCCTGGGCGACTAACAGCCCGGAATATCGCCAGATGGATAACAACATATTGCAGGCGCGTTTCGACGCCGCAGACATCACCTGTCGTTATTACAATCCGGCGATTCATCACGGCAGCTTTGCCCTGCCGCAATATTTACTGAATGCCCTGTCAGCCGCGCGCTGA
- the speD gene encoding adenosylmethionine decarboxylase produces MQKLKLHGFNNLTKSLSFCIYDICYAKTADDREGYIAYIDKEYNANRLTEILTETCSIIGANILNVARQDYEPQGASVTILVSEEPIDPRDVDNTEHPGPLPNSVVAHLDKSHICVHTYPESHPEGGLCTFRADIEVSTCGVISPLKALNYLIHQLESDIVTIDYRVRGFTRDVNGVKHYIDHSINSIQNFMSQDIKALYDMMDVNVYQENIFHTKMLLKEFDLKHYLFNAKPEELSAAERQEITDLLYKEMQEIYYGRNLPSV; encoded by the coding sequence TTGCAAAAGCTGAAACTGCATGGCTTCAACAACCTGACCAAAAGCCTGAGTTTTTGTATTTACGATATCTGCTACGCCAAAACGGCAGACGATCGTGAAGGCTATATTGCCTACATTGACAAAGAATATAACGCCAACCGTTTGACGGAAATTCTCACTGAAACCTGCTCCATTATCGGTGCCAATATCCTCAACGTCGCGCGACAGGATTACGAACCACAGGGTGCCAGCGTCACGATTTTAGTGAGCGAAGAGCCGATAGATCCGCGGGATGTGGACAACACCGAGCATCCGGGCCCGTTGCCGAATTCCGTGGTTGCGCATCTGGATAAGAGCCATATTTGCGTGCACACCTACCCGGAAAGCCATCCGGAAGGCGGGCTGTGTACCTTCCGCGCCGACATTGAAGTCTCGACCTGTGGTGTAATTTCGCCGCTGAAAGCGCTGAACTATCTGATTCACCAGCTTGAATCCGATATCGTCACTATCGACTACCGTGTGCGTGGTTTTACCCGCGACGTAAACGGCGTTAAGCACTACATCGACCATTCCATTAACTCGATTCAGAACTTCATGTCGCAGGATATAAAAGCGCTGTACGACATGATGGATGTCAACGTGTATCAGGAAAATATCTTTCATACCAAGATGTTATTGAAAGAGTTCGATCTGAAGCATTATTTGTTTAATGCCAAACCGGAAGAACTCAGTGCCGCAGAGCGCCAGGAAATCACCGATTTGTTGTACAAAGAAATGCAGGAAATCTATTACGGCCGCAATCTGCCGTCAGTCTGA
- the yacL gene encoding protein YacL has protein sequence MDYDFLRDITGEVKVRFSMGHEVLGHWLNEEVKGDLSVLDNVEAALSGLKGSERQTQMVGHEYTLLLADDEVMIRANQLDFDGDEIEEGMSYYDEESLAFCGVEDFLQVLAKYRSFVMTNR, from the coding sequence ATGGATTACGATTTTTTGCGCGACATCACCGGTGAGGTCAAAGTGCGTTTTTCTATGGGCCATGAAGTGCTCGGTCACTGGCTGAATGAAGAAGTGAAGGGCGACCTGAGCGTGCTCGATAACGTCGAAGCGGCATTGAGCGGGCTGAAAGGCAGCGAACGTCAGACGCAAATGGTTGGCCATGAATACACGCTGCTGTTAGCCGACGATGAAGTGATGATCCGTGCCAATCAGCTGGATTTCGACGGCGATGAGATTGAAGAAGGGATGAGCTATTACGACGAAGAGAGTCTGGCATTTTGCGGCGTCGAGGACTTTTTGCAAGTCCTCGCCAAATACCGTTCTTTTGTGATGACTAACCGCTGA